A stretch of Cryptosporangium aurantiacum DNA encodes these proteins:
- a CDS encoding PKD domain-containing protein, translating into MNSRDALDVETYQGRDAYFGRPYIDQDEWLDKPIPHRFVHGGFADTDTRFSFYFPGEDVYRGRLLQPMEGAHAGHEDAFGGPMGQLMGGLELVARQGGYMVESNSGHIGDDVDHRAGDDSTLYGYRSHAEVAHLSKHLAEQIYGQRPHHAYVWGGSGGARRSPLCLENAPDVYDAALPFMGGGEIAEHGTTAPMKGAQVMAFASMFNVQRLLRREADRVVDATRPGGSGDPYAGLTTHQREELANLYRLGYPRGDEFMIFSPMGQIWLWSAIADRLAEQDADYFTAFWTRPGYVGHDLPDAVADDLIDTTATVTRVVTPRILQEDSAYAGPDYAGLQLMAGMNAGPDFPVAIEVDYAGDGYRLGAGIKILTGEAAGRQLYCIGHVGDLMHGDGVTEANLQRFTGVQVGDQVALDNRRFLAFCYYYRHHLMEDAYFDFLRLDGAPIYAQHPVPTMSPLMGVAYSGQYEGKLLWVHHTHDASLWPPQGTMYETAVHRAQGPDSAAEKFRLRWTENAEHIPSQYLPSAPDRATTTWLIDYLPVIEQSLADLIDWVENGVEPADTRYDYRDGKVILAADAVERGGIQPVVSVTANGGARAEIAAGDAVSLTATVRVPPGAGTLVALDWDFAGTGEFPHHHDLEPGRTTAEVTTVHTYGRPGTYYATARVASHRDGDVSDPHRRIPNLASARIVVH; encoded by the coding sequence CGCGCTCGACGTCGAGACGTACCAGGGCCGGGACGCGTACTTCGGACGCCCGTACATCGATCAGGACGAGTGGCTGGACAAGCCGATACCGCACCGATTCGTGCACGGCGGCTTCGCCGACACCGACACCCGCTTCTCGTTCTACTTCCCCGGCGAGGACGTCTACCGCGGCCGGTTGCTCCAGCCGATGGAGGGGGCCCACGCCGGCCACGAAGACGCGTTCGGCGGCCCGATGGGACAGCTGATGGGCGGGCTGGAGCTGGTCGCCCGGCAAGGCGGCTACATGGTCGAGTCGAACTCGGGTCACATCGGCGACGACGTCGACCACCGGGCGGGCGACGACTCAACGCTCTACGGGTACCGGTCGCATGCCGAGGTCGCTCACCTCTCCAAACACCTGGCCGAGCAGATCTACGGGCAGCGGCCGCACCACGCCTACGTCTGGGGCGGCAGCGGCGGCGCCCGGCGGTCGCCGCTGTGCCTGGAGAACGCCCCGGACGTCTACGACGCGGCATTGCCGTTCATGGGCGGCGGCGAGATCGCCGAACACGGCACCACCGCGCCGATGAAGGGCGCACAGGTGATGGCCTTCGCCTCGATGTTCAACGTCCAGCGCCTGCTGCGCCGGGAGGCCGACAGGGTCGTCGACGCGACGCGGCCGGGCGGCAGCGGCGACCCGTACGCCGGGTTGACCACCCACCAGCGCGAAGAACTCGCCAACCTCTACCGGCTGGGCTATCCGCGTGGTGACGAGTTCATGATCTTCTCGCCGATGGGCCAGATCTGGCTGTGGTCGGCGATCGCCGACCGGCTGGCCGAGCAGGACGCCGACTACTTCACCGCCTTCTGGACCCGGCCCGGTTACGTCGGGCACGACCTGCCGGACGCGGTGGCCGACGACCTCATCGACACCACGGCCACCGTGACCCGCGTCGTGACTCCCCGGATACTGCAGGAAGACAGCGCGTACGCGGGTCCGGACTACGCCGGGCTCCAGCTGATGGCCGGGATGAATGCCGGACCGGATTTCCCGGTCGCGATCGAGGTCGACTACGCGGGCGACGGCTACCGGCTCGGCGCCGGCATCAAGATCCTCACCGGCGAAGCCGCCGGCCGGCAGCTCTACTGCATAGGCCACGTCGGCGACCTGATGCACGGCGACGGCGTGACCGAAGCCAACCTGCAGCGGTTCACCGGCGTCCAGGTGGGCGACCAGGTCGCGCTGGACAACCGCAGGTTCCTGGCGTTCTGCTACTACTACCGCCATCACCTCATGGAGGACGCCTACTTCGATTTCCTCCGGCTCGACGGCGCCCCGATCTACGCGCAGCACCCCGTGCCGACCATGTCGCCATTGATGGGCGTCGCCTACTCCGGCCAGTACGAGGGCAAACTGCTCTGGGTGCACCACACGCACGACGCGTCGCTGTGGCCGCCGCAGGGCACCATGTACGAGACCGCCGTCCATCGCGCCCAGGGCCCGGACTCGGCCGCCGAGAAGTTCCGGCTGCGCTGGACCGAGAACGCCGAACACATCCCGTCGCAGTACTTGCCCTCGGCGCCGGATCGCGCGACGACCACGTGGCTGATCGACTACCTGCCGGTCATCGAACAGAGCCTCGCCGACCTGATCGACTGGGTGGAGAACGGCGTCGAGCCGGCCGACACCCGATACGACTACCGCGACGGCAAGGTGATCCTCGCCGCCGACGCTGTCGAACGCGGCGGTATCCAGCCGGTGGTCTCCGTGACGGCGAACGGCGGGGCCCGCGCCGAGATCGCCGCCGGAGACGCGGTGAGCCTCACCGCCACCGTCCGAGTTCCGCCGGGCGCCGGAACGCTGGTCGCCCTCGACTGGGACTTCGCCGGGACCGGCGAGTTTCCGCACCACCACGACCTGGAGCCCGGCCGGACCACGGCCGAGGTCACGACCGTGCACACCTACGGTCGCCCCGGTACTTACTACGCCACCGCGCGAGTCGCGTCGCACCGGGACGGTGACGTGAGCGACCCACACCGGCGGATTCCCAACCTCGCCTCGGCCCGGATAGTCGTCCACTGA
- a CDS encoding methyl-accepting chemotaxis protein translates to MTAPPLNPRASRSGLLGNLSVGAKVLSAVLVVALIAMVTGAVAWYRLGTLDDQVQGLKSSNISRLNNLVKIEGTLKALNSNILLYSIAAPTAEAKTTYETAIKANQATVDTAGQAYAATPDSSSTWKTQVQTFSAAWTKYKAMLNYRLFGDALPSGITMGTSSAEVSAAFSEVQTAMNDAVAALVALEKKQTDAAADKAHDDANGAKTTMLIVLVIGLIIAVSLAVWIGRSIARRVARVRDVLDGVADGDLTRHAPVDSRDEVGVMAAAVNRATESIRQTVAALASSARTLADSSQQLSVSAEAIAGNARETSSQTGLLAQASEEVSRSVSTVAAGTEEMGSAIREISQSANDAAGVASKAVDAAAQTNATVAKLGESSVEIGNVVKVITSIAEQTNLLALNATIEAARAGEAGKGFAVVANEVKDLAQETAKATEDISKRVEAIQADTDSAVAAIEQISGIIAQINDYQMTIASAVEEQTATTNEMSRSIAEASTGSSSIADNISGVAAAAQTTTATVSTTQQSAEELARMSADLQALVSRFRV, encoded by the coding sequence ATGACCGCTCCGCCGCTGAACCCACGCGCCAGCCGCTCCGGCCTCCTGGGCAACCTCTCGGTGGGAGCGAAGGTGCTCTCCGCCGTCCTCGTGGTGGCGCTGATCGCGATGGTCACCGGCGCGGTCGCGTGGTACCGGCTCGGGACGCTCGACGACCAGGTGCAGGGCCTGAAGAGCAGCAACATCTCCCGGCTGAACAACCTGGTGAAGATCGAAGGAACGCTCAAAGCGTTGAACTCCAACATCCTTCTCTACAGCATCGCGGCACCGACCGCTGAAGCGAAGACCACCTATGAGACCGCGATCAAGGCGAACCAGGCGACCGTCGACACGGCGGGCCAGGCCTATGCCGCTACCCCGGACTCCTCTTCTACCTGGAAGACCCAGGTGCAGACATTCAGCGCGGCGTGGACGAAATACAAGGCCATGCTCAACTACCGGCTGTTCGGCGACGCGCTGCCGTCCGGAATCACGATGGGGACGAGCTCGGCAGAAGTCTCCGCCGCGTTCAGCGAGGTCCAGACCGCGATGAACGACGCGGTCGCGGCACTCGTCGCGCTGGAGAAAAAGCAGACCGACGCCGCCGCCGACAAGGCGCACGACGACGCCAACGGCGCGAAGACGACGATGCTGATCGTGCTCGTCATCGGCCTGATCATCGCCGTGTCGCTCGCCGTGTGGATCGGCCGCAGTATCGCCCGGCGCGTCGCCCGCGTCCGGGACGTGTTGGACGGCGTCGCCGACGGTGACCTGACCCGGCACGCGCCGGTGGACTCCCGCGACGAGGTCGGCGTGATGGCCGCCGCCGTCAACCGGGCGACCGAGTCGATCCGCCAGACGGTCGCGGCGCTGGCCAGTTCGGCCCGGACGCTGGCCGACTCCTCCCAGCAGCTGTCGGTCTCGGCCGAGGCGATCGCCGGAAACGCGCGGGAGACTTCGAGCCAGACCGGTCTTCTCGCGCAGGCGTCCGAGGAGGTCTCGCGGAGCGTGTCGACGGTCGCGGCGGGTACCGAGGAGATGGGTTCGGCGATCCGGGAGATCTCCCAGTCGGCCAACGACGCCGCCGGAGTGGCATCCAAGGCCGTGGACGCGGCTGCGCAGACGAACGCGACCGTGGCCAAGCTGGGTGAGTCGTCGGTGGAGATCGGCAACGTCGTCAAGGTCATCACGTCGATCGCGGAACAGACGAACCTGCTGGCGCTCAACGCGACGATCGAGGCCGCCCGTGCCGGCGAGGCGGGCAAGGGCTTCGCGGTCGTCGCGAACGAGGTCAAGGACCTGGCTCAGGAGACCGCGAAGGCGACCGAGGACATCTCCAAGCGGGTCGAGGCGATCCAGGCCGACACGGATTCCGCGGTGGCGGCGATCGAGCAGATCTCCGGCATCATCGCCCAGATCAACGACTACCAGATGACGATCGCCTCGGCCGTCGAGGAGCAGACCGCCACCACGAACGAGATGAGCCGGTCGATCGCCGAAGCCTCGACCGGTTCCTCCAGCATCGCCGACAACATCTCCGGTGTGGCGGCCGCCGCGCAGACCACGACGGCGACCGTCTCCACGACTCAGCAGTCGGCCGAGGAGCTCGCGCGGATGTCGGCCGACCTGCAGGCCCTGGTCAGCCGCTTCCGGGTGTAG
- a CDS encoding FadR/GntR family transcriptional regulator has protein sequence MALADELREEVLSRSAVGELLGSESDLVRRHGVSPPTLRQAMRVLQAEGLVSVRRGVNGGFFAAAPSAAAVARAASTLLRHQGATLDDIRAVVRFVAPEVAALAAANPDAGQRSRLFAFVEDAWAGRPDLTDGEVLGVAVEFGRALGRLSGNPALALVADVLSTLVAGGAGSFDPSRPPLGPDRALAIREAHLAIATAVLERDSERAARTMLQLCELSHDWGPAETDDTPATRSSGRTGTP, from the coding sequence ATGGCGCTGGCCGACGAACTGCGCGAGGAGGTGCTGTCCCGCTCTGCGGTCGGCGAACTGCTGGGCTCGGAGAGCGATCTGGTACGTAGGCACGGCGTGAGCCCTCCGACGTTGCGCCAGGCCATGCGGGTATTGCAGGCGGAGGGTCTGGTCTCGGTACGGCGAGGGGTCAACGGTGGGTTCTTCGCCGCCGCCCCGTCCGCGGCGGCGGTGGCTCGAGCCGCGTCCACGCTGCTGCGCCATCAAGGTGCGACGCTCGACGACATTCGCGCGGTAGTGCGTTTCGTGGCGCCCGAAGTCGCCGCCCTGGCCGCGGCGAATCCGGACGCGGGACAGCGGTCCCGGTTGTTCGCGTTCGTCGAAGACGCGTGGGCCGGCCGGCCCGACCTGACCGACGGAGAGGTTCTCGGGGTCGCCGTCGAGTTCGGGCGGGCGTTGGGCCGCCTGTCCGGCAATCCGGCGCTGGCGCTGGTGGCCGACGTGCTCAGCACTCTGGTCGCCGGAGGCGCCGGCAGCTTCGATCCGTCCAGGCCACCCCTCGGTCCCGACCGTGCCCTGGCTATCCGGGAGGCGCACCTCGCCATTGCGACCGCAGTGCTGGAACGGGACTCAGAACGGGCGGCGCGGACCATGCTCCAGCTCTGTGAATTGAGCCATGACTGGGGGCCCGCCGAGACGGATGACACTCCCGCGACCCGGTCTTCAGGCCGGACGGGGACCCCGTAG
- a CDS encoding mycofactocin-coupled SDR family oxidoreductase — MAGRVEGKVALITGAARGQGRAHAVRLAQEGADIIAVDIAGQLPGVDYDSPTPEDLAETVRQVEKLDRRIVSAKVDVRDRAALHAAVEEGVAELGRLDVIVANAGICIPRAWDQVTQEIYQDTIDINVTGVWNTVISGAPHLVTAGGGSVIIISSAAGLKVQPFMVPYTTSKWAVRGMAKAFAAELGQHNIRVNSVHPTGVNTPMGGGDMQAAIGAAIAGYPRLGGMFTNMLPVDGTEPEDVADTVLFLASDESKYITAHELAPDAGNTEF, encoded by the coding sequence ATGGCTGGACGGGTTGAGGGCAAAGTCGCGCTGATCACGGGTGCGGCACGCGGGCAGGGCCGCGCTCACGCGGTGCGCCTGGCGCAGGAAGGCGCGGATATCATCGCGGTCGACATCGCCGGGCAGCTCCCGGGTGTCGACTACGATTCGCCGACTCCGGAGGACCTGGCGGAGACGGTGCGCCAGGTGGAGAAGCTCGACCGGCGGATCGTCTCGGCGAAGGTCGACGTGCGTGACCGGGCCGCGCTGCACGCGGCGGTCGAGGAGGGCGTGGCGGAGCTCGGCCGCCTGGACGTGATCGTCGCGAACGCGGGGATTTGTATTCCGCGGGCCTGGGACCAGGTCACGCAGGAGATCTACCAGGACACGATCGACATCAACGTCACCGGTGTGTGGAACACGGTGATCAGCGGAGCGCCGCATCTGGTCACCGCGGGCGGTGGTTCGGTGATCATCATCAGCTCGGCGGCCGGGCTGAAGGTGCAGCCGTTCATGGTTCCCTATACGACCAGTAAGTGGGCGGTCCGGGGTATGGCGAAGGCGTTCGCCGCTGAGCTCGGGCAGCACAACATTCGGGTCAACAGCGTGCACCCGACCGGGGTGAACACTCCGATGGGAGGCGGGGACATGCAGGCCGCGATCGGCGCGGCGATCGCCGGCTACCCGCGGCTGGGTGGCATGTTCACGAACATGCTGCCGGTCGATGGCACCGAGCCCGAGGACGTCGCCGACACGGTGCTGTTCCTCGCGTCCGACGAATCGAAGTACATCACCGCACACGAACTCGCGCCGGACGCGGGCAACACCGAGTTCTGA
- a CDS encoding MarR family winged helix-turn-helix transcriptional regulator has protein sequence MGTLNDELVVPAGNSIGTAGSDGGDPPAHAEPLPALRDHIRTFSRDLRLTRHHLNRETAVPLGGLGVLTAIGRTPPGGLCRGKDLATACALDASTISRFVGALVERGLVERRPDPIDGRVAVLAVTPAGQRVLHEAEMWGEDLLTAVLASWSDSEVDVLVGSLGRFLSDLETELAQRSGNGRAPR, from the coding sequence ATGGGCACACTCAACGACGAGCTCGTCGTGCCCGCCGGCAACTCGATCGGCACTGCGGGGTCCGACGGAGGCGATCCGCCCGCGCACGCCGAGCCGCTGCCCGCGCTTCGCGATCACATCCGCACGTTCTCGCGCGACCTCCGGTTAACCCGCCACCACCTGAACCGAGAGACCGCGGTTCCTCTCGGGGGTCTCGGCGTCCTGACCGCCATCGGCCGCACCCCGCCGGGCGGCCTCTGCCGGGGCAAGGATCTGGCGACCGCATGCGCGCTGGACGCCTCGACGATCAGCCGGTTCGTCGGGGCCCTGGTCGAGCGCGGCCTGGTCGAGCGTCGACCGGACCCGATCGACGGACGGGTGGCCGTCCTGGCAGTGACCCCCGCCGGCCAGCGGGTGCTGCACGAGGCCGAGATGTGGGGCGAGGACCTGCTGACCGCGGTCTTGGCCTCATGGTCGGACAGCGAGGTCGACGTTCTGGTGGGGTCGCTCGGCAGGTTTCTGAGCGATCTTGAGACCGAACTCGCTCAGCGGTCCGGCAACGGCCGGGCTCCTCGCTAG
- a CDS encoding aldehyde dehydrogenase family protein, translated as MTSVERTAAILAPDLSPHRMREILEDQRTAFLREGPPSAAVRRDRIDRLSLAVLEHADELAEALMADFGNRPLANSISSDILGSLPDIEHVRAHLEEWMQPRIIEGTAERGTPTFVQNRPKGVVGVIGPWNFPVTLVVTPAIEALAAGNRVMLKFSEIPARTAEVFARAVAERLDSEEVAVLRGGPETSAAFSSLPFDHLFFTGSPGVGRHVAAAAGRNLVPVTLELGGKNPVVVAPDADVAVAAERISAARMMNGGQLCLCPDWVFVPRAGLDEFVDAYRASTRRYFPTVLGNPDYVTSVNDANYSRVVGLIDDAAAKGATIVPIAPDEEQGALPDPVTRRIPPTLVLGVTEEMDIAHDEVFGPVISVRPYDTVDETIEAINAKPSPLAAYWYGADTADFQDFLRRTTSGGVTRNDMALHFGIEGTPFGGVGQSGIGAYHGRTGFDALSHQRTVTGSELPIGIAPRSMPPYTPDALDGLRQKVAAAAQATRDRLAAP; from the coding sequence ATGACCAGTGTGGAGCGCACCGCCGCGATCCTCGCCCCCGACCTCTCGCCGCACCGGATGCGCGAAATCCTCGAGGACCAGCGCACGGCCTTTCTGCGCGAAGGACCGCCCAGCGCGGCGGTCCGGCGCGATCGGATCGACCGGCTGTCGCTCGCCGTCCTCGAGCACGCCGACGAGTTGGCCGAGGCGCTCATGGCCGACTTCGGTAACCGCCCGCTCGCCAACTCGATCAGCAGCGACATCCTTGGCTCGCTGCCCGACATCGAGCACGTCCGCGCGCATCTCGAAGAGTGGATGCAACCGCGGATCATCGAGGGCACGGCCGAACGCGGCACGCCGACGTTCGTCCAGAACCGGCCGAAGGGCGTGGTCGGCGTCATCGGGCCGTGGAACTTCCCGGTGACGCTCGTCGTCACCCCCGCGATCGAGGCGCTCGCCGCGGGCAACCGGGTGATGCTCAAGTTCTCCGAGATTCCCGCCCGGACCGCCGAGGTGTTCGCCCGCGCGGTCGCCGAGCGCCTCGACTCCGAGGAGGTCGCCGTCCTCCGGGGTGGCCCGGAGACGTCGGCGGCGTTCTCGAGCCTGCCGTTCGACCACCTCTTCTTCACCGGCTCTCCCGGGGTCGGCCGGCACGTGGCCGCCGCCGCGGGGCGCAACCTGGTGCCGGTCACGCTCGAACTCGGCGGGAAGAACCCCGTCGTCGTGGCACCCGACGCGGACGTCGCCGTCGCCGCCGAGCGCATCTCCGCCGCCCGGATGATGAACGGCGGCCAGCTCTGTCTCTGCCCGGACTGGGTCTTCGTGCCCCGGGCCGGTCTCGACGAGTTCGTCGACGCCTACCGGGCGAGTACGAGGCGGTACTTCCCCACCGTGCTCGGCAACCCCGACTACGTGACCAGCGTCAACGACGCCAACTACAGCCGGGTCGTCGGTTTGATCGACGACGCCGCGGCCAAGGGCGCCACGATCGTTCCGATCGCGCCGGACGAGGAGCAGGGCGCGCTGCCCGATCCGGTGACCCGACGGATTCCGCCCACTCTCGTGCTCGGCGTCACTGAGGAGATGGACATCGCCCACGACGAGGTGTTCGGCCCGGTGATCAGCGTCCGACCGTACGACACGGTCGACGAGACGATCGAAGCGATCAACGCCAAGCCCTCGCCGTTGGCCGCCTACTGGTACGGCGCCGACACCGCTGATTTCCAGGACTTCCTTCGGCGTACGACGTCCGGAGGGGTGACCCGCAACGACATGGCGCTGCACTTCGGTATCGAGGGCACACCGTTCGGTGGCGTCGGGCAGAGCGGCATCGGCGCCTACCACGGCCGGACCGGCTTCGATGCCCTCAGCCACCAGCGCACCGTCACCGGCAGCGAACTGCCGATCGGTATCGCGCCGAGGTCGATGCCGCCCTACACGCCCGACGCTCTCGACGGACTGCGTCAGAAGGTCGCCGCAGCCGCCCAGGCCACGCGAGACCGGCTCGCGGCGCCCTGA
- a CDS encoding TetR/AcrR family transcriptional regulator: MRVCRVATELFDARGYDAITMNEVAAAAGISRRALFNHFPSKSDLLWTGVEPFLSSLRRHLAGREAEQVGTALVAAISSAIVDLGPDLAMTRIRLRIIAEHPALAHGERPGLLAVYEELVTFLSGRAGADRAQLEVRAQAAAVTAAVFFSLLTWASGPPSESAPDAIRRGLAALAELAPSHTVL; this comes from the coding sequence ATGCGTGTCTGCCGGGTCGCGACGGAACTGTTCGACGCCAGAGGCTACGACGCGATCACGATGAACGAGGTGGCAGCGGCGGCGGGAATCAGCCGACGTGCACTGTTCAACCACTTTCCTAGCAAGTCCGACCTGCTGTGGACCGGCGTCGAACCCTTCCTCTCGTCCTTGCGCCGCCACCTCGCGGGCCGAGAGGCCGAACAGGTCGGAACCGCGTTGGTCGCCGCGATCAGCAGTGCGATCGTGGACCTCGGTCCGGACCTGGCGATGACGCGGATCCGGCTGCGGATCATCGCCGAGCACCCGGCGCTGGCGCACGGTGAGCGTCCGGGGCTGCTCGCTGTGTACGAGGAACTGGTCACGTTCCTGTCCGGCCGTGCCGGGGCCGATCGGGCGCAGTTGGAGGTCCGTGCCCAGGCCGCGGCGGTGACCGCGGCGGTGTTCTTCTCGCTCCTCACCTGGGCCTCGGGACCGCCCTCGGAATCCGCCCCGGACGCGATCCGCCGAGGGCTCGCTGCGCTCGCCGAACTTGCGCCGAGCCACACCGTCCTCTGA
- a CDS encoding NAD(P)-dependent alcohol dehydrogenase has translation MRIQAALVESSGGPFTVGEVDLDKPRPDEVLVRITAAGICHTDLGLRQNWPAALSPMVFGHEGAGVVEAVGDAVTTVQPGDVVCLSYRNCGACAECLAGHPAYCLRSDLNARGTRGDGSTPLSRDGVPVYGNFFGQSSFATYALAYETNTVKIPDDFSPVLAAPLGCGVQTGAGTVLNVLRPEAGATLVIFGAGGVGLSALMAAHGDGCAVVAVDPVASRRELARELGAVDTLDPVGHPDLIAALRELTGGGAHYAIDTTGRSDVINQALGALRRRGTLALVGIGGKAEFDIMTVMSNGIRIRGVIEGDATPADFIPRLIDLQRAGKLPIEKLITEYHFDEIEAAARDAASGRTIKPVLTFA, from the coding sequence ATGCGTATTCAGGCAGCTCTGGTGGAGTCATCGGGTGGACCGTTCACGGTGGGTGAGGTCGATCTCGACAAGCCCCGTCCGGACGAGGTGCTGGTCCGGATCACCGCCGCCGGCATCTGCCACACCGACCTCGGTCTCCGGCAGAACTGGCCCGCCGCCCTCTCGCCGATGGTCTTCGGGCACGAGGGCGCAGGCGTCGTCGAGGCCGTCGGTGATGCGGTCACGACCGTCCAGCCTGGTGACGTCGTCTGCCTGAGCTACCGCAACTGCGGCGCATGCGCGGAGTGCCTGGCCGGCCACCCGGCCTACTGCCTGCGCAGTGACCTCAACGCCCGCGGTACCCGGGGCGACGGCAGCACGCCACTGTCCCGCGACGGAGTCCCCGTCTACGGAAACTTCTTCGGCCAGTCCAGCTTCGCCACCTACGCGTTGGCCTACGAGACCAACACGGTGAAGATCCCCGACGACTTCTCACCCGTCCTGGCCGCACCACTGGGGTGCGGGGTCCAGACCGGGGCGGGCACCGTCCTGAACGTGTTGCGTCCGGAGGCCGGCGCCACGCTGGTGATCTTCGGCGCCGGCGGCGTCGGGCTCAGCGCGTTGATGGCAGCTCACGGGGACGGCTGCGCGGTGGTCGCGGTGGATCCGGTCGCGTCCCGTCGGGAGCTCGCTCGCGAGCTGGGCGCCGTCGACACCCTCGACCCCGTCGGCCACCCGGACCTGATCGCGGCGTTGCGGGAGCTGACCGGTGGGGGCGCGCACTACGCGATCGACACCACCGGCCGGTCGGACGTGATCAACCAGGCACTCGGCGCGCTGCGCAGGCGGGGGACCCTCGCCCTGGTCGGGATCGGCGGGAAGGCCGAGTTCGACATCATGACCGTGATGTCGAACGGCATCCGCATCCGCGGGGTCATCGAGGGTGACGCCACTCCGGCGGACTTCATCCCCCGCCTGATCGACCTGCAGCGCGCGGGCAAGCTCCCGATCGAGAAGCTGATCACCGAGTACCACTTCGACGAGATCGAAGCCGCGGCGCGAGACGCCGCCTCCGGTCGCACGATCAAACCCGTCCTCACGTTCGCCTGA
- a CDS encoding TetR/AcrR family transcriptional regulator, with protein sequence MARPSRPSAPAEPHALGIEQIVAAALRVGVSKGFSALTMRSLADELGTSPMAAYYHVPNKNALLDLVIDSRLEAVEIPPPEFGPWDARVRELQGRSAAALEPWAGLDLLVFERPPTTHGLRLMDGYLRILLDGGFTPRNAAQAFSILHAYGMSRVAFERRLQDADRGSDRSEERAQWPALRVVEDVWADLHRSDLHDFAMDVVLDGLRDLLARQ encoded by the coding sequence GTGGCACGTCCGTCCCGTCCTTCGGCACCGGCGGAGCCGCACGCGCTCGGCATCGAGCAGATCGTCGCCGCCGCCCTCCGCGTCGGCGTCAGCAAGGGCTTCTCGGCGCTGACGATGCGGTCGCTGGCGGACGAGTTGGGCACTTCGCCGATGGCGGCGTACTACCACGTGCCGAACAAGAACGCGCTGCTCGATCTCGTCATCGACAGCCGGTTGGAGGCGGTGGAGATCCCGCCGCCCGAGTTCGGGCCGTGGGACGCACGCGTCCGCGAGTTGCAGGGCCGCTCGGCCGCGGCGCTGGAGCCCTGGGCCGGCCTCGACCTGCTCGTCTTCGAGCGGCCGCCGACCACGCACGGGTTGCGGCTCATGGACGGCTACCTGCGGATCCTGCTGGACGGTGGGTTCACACCGCGGAACGCGGCCCAGGCGTTCAGCATCCTGCACGCCTACGGGATGAGCCGCGTGGCGTTCGAACGTCGTCTGCAGGACGCGGATCGCGGCAGCGACCGCTCGGAGGAACGTGCGCAGTGGCCCGCGTTGCGGGTCGTTGAGGACGTGTGGGCCGACCTCCACCGGTCGGATCTGCACGATTTCGCTATGGACGTCGTCCTGGACGGGCTGCGGGACCTTCTCGCCCGCCAGTAG
- the fgd gene encoding glucose-6-phosphate dehydrogenase (coenzyme-F420) — MLKFGYKASAEQFGPRELLDYGVLAEQVGFDSVWVSDHLQPWRHDGGHAPNALAWLGALGASTERVQMGTSVLTPTFRYHPGLVAQVFATLGLLYPGRVILGVGSGESMNEVPLGVEWPDNKERFARLKEAIEIIKLLWAEDRVDYQGRFWNLEKATIYDKPEQPVPLYVAGSGPAATRMAGRIGDGYITTSGKVPELYTDTLIPALREGAEKAGRSVQDLDLMIEVKVSFDPDRAKALEDTRFWGALALKPEEKSDVEDPIEMQRLADALPTERTASRFIVSDEPEEHVAAIKRYIDLGFTHLVFHAPGPDQARFLKLYGEQILPLLRKDGA; from the coding sequence GTGTTGAAGTTCGGGTACAAGGCGTCCGCGGAGCAGTTCGGTCCGCGTGAGTTGCTCGACTACGGCGTGCTGGCCGAGCAGGTGGGGTTCGACTCGGTGTGGGTGAGTGATCATCTGCAGCCGTGGCGGCACGACGGTGGTCACGCGCCGAACGCGTTGGCGTGGCTGGGGGCGCTGGGCGCGAGTACCGAGCGGGTGCAGATGGGCACCAGCGTGCTGACCCCGACGTTCCGGTATCACCCGGGTCTGGTCGCGCAGGTCTTCGCGACGCTCGGGCTGCTCTATCCGGGTCGGGTGATTCTCGGGGTCGGCTCGGGGGAGTCGATGAACGAGGTTCCGCTGGGTGTGGAGTGGCCGGACAACAAGGAGCGCTTCGCCCGGCTGAAGGAAGCCATCGAGATCATCAAGCTGCTCTGGGCCGAGGACCGCGTCGATTATCAGGGCCGGTTCTGGAATCTGGAGAAGGCCACGATCTACGACAAGCCCGAGCAGCCGGTGCCGCTGTACGTGGCGGGGTCGGGTCCGGCGGCCACCCGGATGGCCGGACGGATCGGCGACGGGTACATCACGACGTCCGGTAAGGTTCCGGAGCTCTACACCGACACGCTGATTCCGGCGCTGCGCGAGGGTGCGGAGAAGGCCGGCCGGAGCGTCCAGGATCTGGACCTGATGATTGAGGTCAAGGTGTCCTTCGACCCGGACAGGGCCAAGGCACTGGAGGACACGCGGTTCTGGGGCGCGCTGGCTCTGAAGCCGGAGGAGAAGAGCGACGTCGAGGACCCGATCGAGATGCAGCGGCTGGCCGACGCGCTGCCCACCGAGCGCACCGCGTCCCGGTTCATCGTCTCGGACGAGCCGGAGGAGCACGTCGCGGCGATCAAGCGCTACATCGACCTGGGGTTCACCCACCTGGTCTTTCACGCCCCGGGCCCGGACCAGGCCCGCTTCCTGAAGCTCTACGGCGAACAAATCCTGCCGCTGCTGCGCAAGGACGGAGCCTGA